The following DNA comes from Cellulophaga sp. HaHa_2_95.
TAGTATTAGTAAGTCTAGATTTCCGAGAGGATATAGATACCAAATTAAAACCCTTTTTAGAGAAAAAAGGGATTACCTCCAAGGTTGTCTTATTGGATGACCCAGATGCTAATTCTTGGATAGATAAAATTTATCCACACTGGTCGGGCGCTATACCTTTCACCGTTATTTTTAATGCTAAAAACCGTTCCTATCATGAACGAGCTTTCCAAGATATTCAAGACTTAAATAATGAAGTTAATAACATCCTAAAAAACAAAGAACATGAAAAAAAGTAATCTATTTTTATTGGCTGTACTGCTAGTTGTTAGCCTAATGACAAGTATGAATGTTACAGCACAAGACAGAAAAGGTCCGCCAGAAAATGGGGAACGCAAAGGCCCTCCTGGTGGAGGTCACAATCCTGAACAAACAGAAACTTTAAATGAAATGAAAGGATACAAAATTGGTGACAAAGCCACTGACTTTGAACTTAAAAATGTGGATGGCACCCTATTTTCTCTTTCTGATATTAAAAATGCAAAAGGATATATTGTTGTTTTTACTTGTAACGAATGTCCGTTTGCCAAAATGTATGAAGATCGTTTAATTTCATTACATAAAGAGTATGCCCCTAAAGGATATTCTGTGGTTGCCATCAATCCAAATGTTAGCGCTACAAATGCCCGAGAAAGCTTTGAGGCCATGCAAAAAAGGGCTGAAGAAAAAAACTTCCCATTTGTTTATTTAGCAGATACGGATCAAAAAATAGTTCCTCAGTACGGAGCCTTAAGAACTCCTCATGTGTTTTTACTAGATGCCCAACTAAAAGTACAATACATAGGTACCATAGATGATAATGCTAAAAACGCTAAAGATGTAAAGGTAACTTATGTAGAAAATGCTATTCGGGCCTTAGAGCACGGAGAAAGACCAAATCCTAATTTCACAAAATCTATTGGGTGTCCCGTAAAATTTAGTAAATAACATTTATATCCTTTATTATCAATTAGTTATCTTAAACCTTGAAGTACCGCAGGTCTGCTTCAAGGTTTTGATTTTGAAAATCAGTATGCGTACAATGAGTTCTAGAAATATGCTGCGAACCTTTAAAAATAGATGCCCCATGAAACATAAATTTTATTTATTAATGAGTATTGCAATCATCATGAGCTGCGCAGACAATAAAACGAAAACAAAGTCGGCCCAAAACAGCACAACAGAAATAGCTTTTGATTATAAAGGAACGGCTAGTATTACACAAGGAATAGCCACTAC
Coding sequences within:
- a CDS encoding TlpA disulfide reductase family protein, which gives rise to MKLRLLIGCLLLVLFSNAQSTAGKKKTSGSGKTIPILNFNSLEPLLHTKSDKIYIVNFWAMWCAPCIKELPVFQEYEKNNPNVEIVLVSLDFREDIDTKLKPFLEKKGITSKVVLLDDPDANSWIDKIYPHWSGAIPFTVIFNAKNRSYHERAFQDIQDLNNEVNNILKNKEHEKK
- a CDS encoding thioredoxin family protein translates to MKKSNLFLLAVLLVVSLMTSMNVTAQDRKGPPENGERKGPPGGGHNPEQTETLNEMKGYKIGDKATDFELKNVDGTLFSLSDIKNAKGYIVVFTCNECPFAKMYEDRLISLHKEYAPKGYSVVAINPNVSATNARESFEAMQKRAEEKNFPFVYLADTDQKIVPQYGALRTPHVFLLDAQLKVQYIGTIDDNAKNAKDVKVTYVENAIRALEHGERPNPNFTKSIGCPVKFSK